A window of the Candidatus Paracaedimonas acanthamoebae genome harbors these coding sequences:
- a CDS encoding LysR family transcriptional regulator, giving the protein MDLEKLRVFYQVAKRGSISAAATSLKIAQSAISRSIAMLEEELDTQLFIRLGGAKGVIPSDSGQLLLNTAKKIFDLENLATIEIEDFNKEPAGTLKIITSLGTINFWLIEILSDFLKQYPKFNFILEGYNDVMVEFEAADADVAIGPLIANVPDLIQEYLMSYPLKLYASPEYIKNFGLPKSTKDLDNHRIITFSTLRKSFLGNVDWHLNLGCATGVSRKPFLQVNSSLALTRAAEQGLGIISMNPHFPGIGKLVEVLPEIEKHWVDIYYSYHRSLKNSRRIKAFQEYLTQNILSSGYCIKDSG; this is encoded by the coding sequence AAGCTTCGAGTATTTTATCAGGTTGCAAAGCGAGGAAGTATTTCTGCTGCTGCAACAAGCTTAAAAATTGCTCAATCAGCCATTAGCCGCTCGATTGCAATGTTAGAAGAAGAGCTGGATACCCAACTGTTTATAAGGCTGGGTGGAGCTAAAGGTGTTATTCCCTCGGATTCAGGGCAGCTATTATTAAATACAGCAAAAAAGATATTCGACCTTGAAAATCTAGCCACAATAGAAATTGAAGATTTTAATAAAGAGCCCGCGGGTACCCTCAAAATCATTACGAGTTTGGGGACAATTAATTTTTGGCTTATTGAAATCTTGTCGGATTTTCTTAAACAATATCCCAAATTTAATTTTATTCTTGAAGGATATAATGATGTGATGGTTGAGTTCGAGGCAGCGGATGCTGATGTTGCCATAGGACCTTTGATCGCAAATGTGCCTGATTTGATCCAAGAATATTTAATGTCCTATCCTTTGAAACTCTATGCTAGCCCCGAATATATCAAAAATTTTGGGCTGCCAAAAAGTACTAAAGACCTTGATAACCATCGAATTATTACATTCTCAACATTAAGAAAAAGCTTTTTAGGAAATGTAGATTGGCATCTTAATTTAGGGTGTGCCACAGGTGTTTCAAGAAAGCCTTTTTTACAAGTGAACTCGAGCCTTGCGTTAACGAGAGCTGCAGAACAAGGGCTTGGGATCATCTCAATGAATCCTCACTTTCCAGGGATAGGAAAATTAGTCGAAGTTCTACCTGAGATTGAAAAACATTGGGTTGATATCTATTATTCTTATCATCGGAGCCTTAAAAACTCTCGACGGATT